A region from the Methanofollis liminatans DSM 4140 genome encodes:
- a CDS encoding GYD domain-containing protein, whose protein sequence is MLFIALAKFKKNLTKEVVAENMKDIEDDMKGEVKYLGIYWTLGKYDTVVMFEAPNEKVAMNVVLKRADRMDIETLVAVPADEASPTGPF, encoded by the coding sequence ATGCTTTTCATTGCGCTTGCGAAATTCAAGAAAAACCTGACCAAAGAAGTTGTCGCCGAGAACATGAAGGATATCGAGGACGACATGAAAGGTGAGGTCAAATACCTGGGCATCTACTGGACGCTCGGGAAGTACGATACCGTCGTCATGTTCGAAGCACCGAACGAAAAGGTGGCGATGAACGTGGTCTTGAAGCGGGCGGACCGGATGGACATCGAGACGCTCGTGGCCGTCCCGGCGGACGAAGCGAGTCCGACAGGGCCGTTCTGA
- a CDS encoding cysteine hydrolase family protein: MTEALLLIDIQNDYFPGGAMECVGMEQASGAASALLEIFRQERKPVFFIRHISMREGAGFLLPGTRGSEIHERVAPGPGEAVIEKHFPNSFFQTGLLAALREKGVSECVICGAMSHMCIDATTRAAREAGFACTVVEDACATRDLVFSGEIVPAASIHASFMAALNGMYARVVTLEEYVAGRRQEG, translated from the coding sequence ATGACAGAGGCCCTTCTCCTCATCGACATCCAGAACGACTATTTTCCCGGCGGCGCAATGGAGTGCGTCGGCATGGAACAGGCGTCCGGCGCGGCATCCGCACTCCTCGAAATCTTCAGGCAGGAGAGAAAACCCGTCTTTTTCATCCGCCACATCTCGATGCGGGAAGGCGCCGGGTTTCTCCTGCCGGGGACGCGCGGCTCGGAGATCCACGAGCGGGTGGCGCCCGGTCCGGGCGAGGCGGTGATCGAGAAGCATTTCCCGAACAGTTTCTTCCAGACCGGTCTGCTCGCTGCGCTCAGGGAGAAGGGGGTCAGCGAGTGCGTGATCTGCGGGGCGATGAGCCACATGTGCATCGACGCCACGACGCGGGCGGCCCGTGAGGCCGGGTTCGCCTGCACGGTCGTCGAAGACGCCTGCGCCACGCGGGACCTGGTCTTTTCGGGGGAGATCGTCCCGGCCGCGTCGATCCACGCGTCCTTCATGGCGGCGCTGAACGGCATGTATGCTCGCGTCGTCACGCTGGAGGAGTATGTCGCGGGCCGGAGGCAGGAGGGGTAA
- a CDS encoding phosphate-starvation-inducible PsiE family protein: MLEYLNTFERWVYRILTALLAVVIAFSVYELAILVAYGLVDDRMFRLENHELLGVFGAFLLVLIGIELLDTMRAYIEKHEVHVEVIMLVAIIAIARKIILLESSEMADLPLIGMALLLMALAAGYYIVVKTRRLQDGE, translated from the coding sequence ATGCTTGAGTACCTGAATACATTCGAACGATGGGTCTATCGGATCCTCACCGCCCTCCTTGCCGTCGTCATCGCCTTTTCCGTCTATGAACTGGCGATCCTGGTCGCCTACGGTCTCGTGGACGACCGGATGTTCAGGCTTGAGAACCACGAACTCCTCGGTGTGTTCGGGGCGTTCCTCCTCGTCCTCATCGGCATAGAACTCCTCGACACCATGAGGGCGTATATCGAGAAGCACGAGGTCCATGTCGAGGTGATCATGCTCGTCGCCATCATCGCCATCGCCCGGAAGATCATCCTCCTCGAGTCCTCGGAGATGGCCGATCTCCCCCTGATCGGCATGGCCCTCCTGCTGATGGCGCTTGCGGCCGGTTATTATATCGTCGTCAAGACGCGGCGGCTCCAGGACGGGGAGTGA
- a CDS encoding ester cyclase gives MSSEENKTLVRRFIDAYNTRNLDLFDALVAPDYIDHTHKQRGLESFRQLFQIAFEGFPDWHETIEDMIAEGDRVWVRVNATGTHTGRWNLFGVTLPPTGNRLTMQMVFIWRIANGKLAEGWEVDSDLDFLRQLGVIEYTEKGKELFREDTDSIEGSIGQ, from the coding sequence ATGTCATCGGAAGAGAATAAGACGCTTGTCCGAAGGTTTATCGATGCCTATAATACGCGAAACCTGGACCTGTTCGATGCATTGGTGGCACCGGATTATATCGACCACACCCATAAACAAAGAGGTCTGGAGAGTTTCAGGCAGCTCTTTCAGATCGCCTTCGAAGGTTTCCCTGACTGGCACGAGACGATCGAGGATATGATCGCCGAAGGGGACCGGGTCTGGGTCCGCGTGAACGCTACCGGGACCCATACGGGCAGATGGAATCTGTTCGGCGTCACCTTGCCTCCCACCGGCAACAGATTGACGATGCAGATGGTGTTCATCTGGCGGATCGCGAACGGCAAACTTGCAGAGGGATGGGAGGTCGACAGCGACCTGGATTTCCTCAGGCAACTGGGTGTGATCGAATACACGGAAAAAGGAAAGGAACTCTTTCGGGAAGATACCGATTCCATAGAGGGATCTATCGGGCAGTAG
- a CDS encoding alpha/beta fold hydrolase: protein MMKGTLATYATMILAMCLIMTAGCTGSVSGGENTTGPTASAVSINDTPIRYAEVNGVNLAYREFGAGDPLLMIIGFGSVMEGWNETFIDILADKYHVYIYDHRAMGHSGDNDAPYTIEQLADDAAGLMDALGYESMNVYGVSMGSSVSQQLVIAHPEHVRKLVLSSATYSARLNETQLLYSILAGVAADPSQPEGLRKEAEANLAWDGTYDELSGITNDVMLITGTADVLTPESVAVRIAGEIDGSWLVRFKGIPHAGSSSAPEEYGRIVLTFLGMDESPA from the coding sequence ATGATGAAAGGAACACTGGCAACGTACGCAACGATGATCCTCGCCATGTGCCTGATAATGACGGCCGGGTGTACGGGATCAGTCTCGGGCGGAGAGAATACGACAGGGCCGACAGCGTCCGCAGTGTCGATCAACGATACCCCGATACGGTATGCAGAGGTGAACGGCGTCAACCTGGCCTACCGCGAGTTCGGGGCGGGAGATCCCCTCCTGATGATCATAGGGTTTGGCAGCGTGATGGAAGGATGGAACGAGACGTTCATCGATATCCTTGCAGATAAGTATCACGTCTATATCTACGACCACCGGGCGATGGGGCACAGCGGCGATAACGACGCACCCTATACGATCGAGCAGCTCGCGGACGACGCCGCTGGCCTGATGGACGCCCTCGGCTACGAGAGCATGAACGTCTACGGCGTCTCGATGGGATCGTCGGTCTCGCAGCAGCTCGTCATCGCGCACCCGGAACACGTGAGAAAACTGGTCCTCTCCTCCGCTACCTACAGCGCACGGCTGAACGAGACGCAGTTGCTCTACTCCATCCTCGCCGGGGTCGCCGCCGATCCCTCGCAGCCAGAAGGCCTGCGAAAAGAGGCTGAGGCGAATCTGGCCTGGGACGGCACCTATGACGAATTGTCCGGGATCACCAACGACGTGATGCTGATTACCGGGACCGCCGACGTTCTCACCCCCGAATCAGTCGCCGTCCGGATCGCCGGAGAGATCGACGGTTCGTGGCTGGTGCGGTTCAAGGGCATCCCGCACGCTGGATCGTCCTCTGCACCCGAGGAGTATGGCAGGATCGTCCTGACCTTCCTGGGGATGGACGAGTCGCCGGCGTGA
- a CDS encoding pyrroline-5-carboxylate reductase family protein, producing MTTFGVIGTGSMGSMLVRKMVESGQAGAHEIIVYNRSAEKALRLVGATGVRIAPSARDVAEQSDVLLLCVRPLEVRGVLLDLGGALTPEHLLVSVASDVTLGDLSAWSKARSARAIPAVTSECGGGVTLVAFGAAASDADRELVLSLFGAMSSPVEIAEEHFEVMTALTSCAPAFIAALMQEFAAAAVRRSGIALPVAEHLVRETLTGTACLLAASGTGFEEVIARVATEGGITRVGVDVIRQRVPGVFDEILAKTDARHDLVKAKIRETVP from the coding sequence ATGACGACCTTCGGCGTGATCGGGACGGGCAGCATGGGCAGCATGCTTGTTCGGAAGATGGTGGAGAGCGGGCAGGCGGGTGCGCACGAGATCATCGTGTACAACCGGTCGGCGGAGAAGGCGCTTCGCCTCGTCGGCGCGACCGGCGTCCGGATCGCCCCGAGCGCCCGGGACGTCGCCGAACAATCTGACGTCCTCCTCCTCTGCGTCAGGCCCCTGGAGGTGCGGGGCGTCCTCCTGGACCTCGGGGGCGCGCTGACCCCGGAACACCTCCTCGTCTCGGTCGCATCCGACGTCACGCTCGGCGACCTCTCGGCATGGTCAAAGGCGCGATCGGCGCGGGCGATCCCTGCCGTCACCTCTGAGTGCGGGGGCGGCGTCACCCTGGTCGCCTTCGGCGCCGCCGCCTCAGACGCCGACAGGGAACTGGTCCTCTCCCTCTTCGGCGCCATGAGTTCGCCGGTCGAGATCGCCGAGGAGCACTTCGAGGTGATGACCGCCCTGACCAGCTGTGCGCCGGCGTTCATCGCCGCCCTCATGCAGGAATTTGCGGCCGCGGCCGTCAGGCGGTCAGGGATCGCCCTCCCTGTTGCCGAACACCTGGTGAGGGAGACCCTCACCGGAACGGCCTGTCTGCTCGCAGCATCAGGGACCGGTTTCGAGGAGGTGATCGCCAGGGTGGCGACCGAAGGCGGGATCACGAGGGTGGGCGTCGACGTCATCAGGCAGCGGGTGCCCGGCGTCTTCGACGAGATCCTTGCGAAGACCGATGCACGGCACGACCTGGTGAAGGCGAAGATCAGGGAGACCGTGCCCTGA
- a CDS encoding AI-2E family transporter — MAHNLSLPDRLTVLLVLGILAAAAIAFWNLLWVVVLSASLAIVIMPVKHYLGRSMREGTAALLTTAAVFFATIFSVGFTIAVLAQNGDYLTQIVQGILAWIASAETGGAAAGIASTDIAAWTDEQIASFGDWVTGLASQVPMLIIDLIVFFLSLYMFIYRGDALAAEVTAALPSRLRAAVEKLTRTSVDTLYALYIVHVATSVVTFVLAIPFFYVLGYDHIVFYALMAAIFQLIPIIGPSVIMLFLGVYSLSLGDIRGGLLVAFVGYPIVCALPDIYFRPMMMGRRASIHPVIMWIGFFGGLAVMGIVGFVLGPLFLALAITGYHILLEEMKEVKEAAQGT, encoded by the coding sequence ATGGCGCACAATCTTTCCCTCCCGGACCGCCTTACCGTCCTGCTGGTCCTCGGCATCCTTGCAGCCGCTGCGATCGCCTTCTGGAACCTGCTCTGGGTCGTCGTCCTCTCGGCCTCCCTGGCGATCGTGATCATGCCGGTGAAGCACTATCTTGGCCGGTCGATGCGGGAGGGCACGGCGGCCCTGCTCACCACGGCGGCAGTCTTTTTCGCCACCATATTTTCGGTAGGCTTTACGATTGCCGTGCTCGCCCAGAACGGCGATTATCTGACTCAGATCGTGCAGGGGATCCTCGCATGGATCGCCTCTGCCGAGACAGGCGGAGCCGCGGCCGGGATCGCCTCCACCGATATCGCCGCCTGGACAGACGAGCAGATCGCCTCCTTCGGGGACTGGGTGACCGGGCTCGCCTCGCAGGTGCCGATGCTCATCATCGACCTGATCGTCTTCTTCCTCTCCCTGTACATGTTCATCTACCGGGGGGACGCCCTCGCCGCGGAGGTGACCGCAGCCCTCCCGTCCCGCCTCCGCGCGGCGGTGGAAAAACTGACCCGCACCTCGGTCGACACCCTGTACGCCCTCTATATCGTCCATGTGGCGACGTCGGTCGTCACCTTCGTCCTTGCGATTCCGTTTTTCTATGTGCTTGGCTACGATCACATCGTCTTCTATGCCCTGATGGCGGCGATCTTCCAGCTCATCCCGATCATCGGCCCCTCGGTGATCATGCTCTTTCTCGGCGTGTACTCCCTCTCCCTGGGGGACATCAGGGGCGGGCTTCTGGTGGCGTTCGTCGGATACCCGATCGTCTGCGCCCTTCCTGACATCTACTTCCGCCCCATGATGATGGGGCGCCGCGCCAGCATCCACCCGGTGATCATGTGGATCGGCTTTTTCGGCGGGCTTGCGGTGATGGGGATCGTCGGGTTCGTCCTTGGCCCGCTCTTCCTGGCGCTGGCGATCACCGGTTACCATATCCTGCTGGAGGAGATGAAAGAAGTGAAAGAGGCCGCACAGGGGACGTGA
- a CDS encoding DUF2109 family protein: protein MAELIALYVCGLVALFAAIRTVIEPHPYRKLPYLNVMNFAIAGLIVLILSHPLSILAAAAYFVGSTLEANAIASARAAVMGDD, encoded by the coding sequence GTGGCGGAGTTGATCGCCCTGTACGTCTGCGGTCTCGTCGCCCTCTTCGCCGCCATACGGACGGTGATCGAGCCCCATCCCTACCGGAAACTCCCGTACCTCAACGTGATGAACTTCGCCATCGCCGGTCTGATCGTCCTCATACTCTCCCATCCCCTTTCGATCCTTGCAGCGGCGGCATATTTTGTCGGCTCCACCCTGGAGGCGAACGCGATCGCCTCGGCACGCGCGGCGGTGATGGGCGATGATTGA